From Desulfatitalea tepidiphila, the proteins below share one genomic window:
- a CDS encoding MltA-interacting MipA family protein produces MKRLIPVIALAMVLTSSTIWAADATLSMDVNSAYVWRGITFNDGVVAQPSIDVTNGSFGVNVWGNFDLDDYDDTLDENEFSEVDLTVYYGFSVQSLDITLGLIEYLFPVASGSTHEAYVSLSHPIIGGLSVGADFYYDFDEVDGYYADLALTYAMDLAEKLSLEIGARAGYADEDFAEYYGGTDSGLYDYTLSLGVSYALTEALSLGANINYTDSLDDDALPDDGEYGSGVDVNTYGGISIAYTF; encoded by the coding sequence ATGAAACGACTTATTCCTGTTATCGCTTTGGCAATGGTTTTGACAAGTAGTACGATTTGGGCAGCGGATGCAACCCTGAGCATGGATGTCAACTCGGCATACGTATGGCGCGGCATCACTTTCAATGACGGCGTGGTGGCCCAACCGAGCATCGACGTCACCAACGGCAGTTTCGGTGTCAATGTCTGGGGCAATTTCGACCTCGACGACTATGACGACACCCTGGATGAAAACGAATTCTCCGAAGTCGATCTGACCGTCTACTATGGCTTCAGCGTCCAGAGTCTCGACATCACCCTGGGTCTGATCGAATATCTGTTCCCGGTAGCCAGCGGCAGCACCCATGAGGCCTACGTGAGCCTCAGCCATCCGATCATCGGCGGCCTGTCCGTAGGAGCCGACTTTTACTACGATTTCGATGAGGTGGATGGCTACTATGCCGATCTGGCGCTCACCTATGCCATGGATCTGGCGGAAAAGCTCAGCTTAGAGATCGGTGCCCGCGCAGGCTACGCGGACGAGGATTTTGCCGAGTACTACGGCGGTACGGACAGCGGCCTTTACGACTACACCCTGTCCTTGGGCGTGTCTTATGCCCTCACGGAAGCATTGAGCCTGGGTGCCAACATCAATTACACAGATTCTCTGGATGACGATGCGCTGCCGGACGACGGCGAGTACGGCTCGGGCGTGGACGTCAACACCTACGGCGGCATCAGCATCGCTTATACCTTTTAA
- a CDS encoding MotA/TolQ/ExbB proton channel family protein, translating to MNEFFRSGGPVMYPLLACSFIVLTVVIERAIFWIRIGLQRKPALVDEVLELCRSGNWEAVRLKTMGSRDFVVRILVTGILHREFSMVKAMESAAADEIQRMRRTMTVLDTMITVAPLLGIFGTVTGIITSFEMLGASGIDHPEAVTAGVAEALITTATGLAIAIFSVFPFNYFNSKVRRATLEIEKYATSLEIVYEKLVHGQVSFRLKTEDPTEP from the coding sequence ATGAACGAATTTTTTCGCAGCGGCGGGCCGGTCATGTACCCCTTGCTGGCCTGCTCGTTCATCGTGCTTACTGTGGTGATCGAGCGGGCCATTTTCTGGATCCGGATCGGCCTGCAGCGCAAGCCGGCCCTGGTGGACGAGGTGCTGGAGCTGTGCCGCTCGGGCAACTGGGAAGCGGTGCGGCTCAAGACCATGGGCAGCCGCGATTTTGTGGTGCGCATCCTGGTGACCGGCATCCTGCACCGCGAATTTTCCATGGTCAAGGCCATGGAGTCGGCCGCGGCCGACGAAATCCAGCGCATGCGGCGCACCATGACCGTGCTCGACACCATGATTACCGTGGCGCCGTTGCTCGGCATCTTTGGTACGGTGACCGGCATCATCACCTCGTTCGAGATGCTTGGCGCCAGCGGCATCGATCATCCCGAGGCGGTCACCGCAGGTGTGGCCGAGGCGCTGATCACCACGGCCACCGGACTGGCCATCGCCATTTTTTCGGTGTTTCCATTCAACTACTTCAATTCCAAGGTGCGGCGGGCCACCCTGGAGATCGAAAAGTACGCCACCAGCCTGGAAATCGTGTATGAAAAGCTGGTGCATGGGCAAGTCTCCTTCAGATTGAAAACAGAAGATCCGACCGAGCCATGA
- a CDS encoding ExbD/TolR family protein → MKIQPIETRSPRIEMLPLIDVVFLLLVVFIYAMLSMAVHKGLPVALPTSSSAELDRTAPVSITVTAGGDIFVDKVPVALADLTALLRQRTEAERETGVLLFADRNLPYQTLFRVLDEVRRAGLTRISLQAESERTP, encoded by the coding sequence ATGAAGATTCAACCCATCGAAACCCGATCGCCGCGCATCGAGATGCTGCCGCTCATCGATGTGGTCTTCCTGTTGCTCGTGGTTTTCATTTACGCCATGCTCTCCATGGCCGTGCACAAGGGGCTGCCGGTGGCCCTGCCCACATCGTCGTCGGCCGAGCTGGACCGGACCGCGCCGGTATCGATTACCGTAACGGCCGGCGGCGACATTTTTGTCGACAAGGTGCCGGTGGCTCTGGCCGACCTGACAGCGTTGCTCCGGCAACGCACCGAAGCCGAGCGTGAAACCGGGGTGCTGCTCTTTGCCGACCGGAATCTGCCCTACCAGACCCTGTTCCGGGTGCTCGACGAGGTGCGCCGGGCCGGGCTGACCCGCATCAGCCTGCAGGCCGAATCCGAGAGGACGCCATGA
- a CDS encoding energy transducer TonB, translating to MKRWIVPVLMALACHAVFFKLDLVATPPVMAMHENRTITISLVQVPAPAAPKPVRPLPVDAPDPIAPMAPLVPKKAPPVKPEPLPRPEPAPMAVPTPEPAASQVSQTQPTPVEPAAGASSPENASPSAEAQMPGPDQAEVQASVPLYHLNPPPVYPAVARRRNYQGTVRLDVLVDRQGRAAQVRLAESCGYAMLDRSAVKSVGLWRFEPARRFGRPIEMWVRVPVRFELR from the coding sequence ATGAAGCGCTGGATCGTTCCCGTGCTGATGGCCCTGGCGTGCCACGCGGTTTTTTTCAAACTCGATCTGGTAGCCACGCCGCCGGTCATGGCCATGCACGAAAACCGCACCATCACCATTTCCCTGGTCCAGGTACCGGCGCCCGCCGCTCCCAAACCGGTTCGACCGTTGCCGGTGGATGCACCCGATCCCATCGCGCCGATGGCTCCACTGGTGCCCAAGAAGGCGCCGCCGGTGAAACCCGAACCGCTCCCCAGGCCCGAACCGGCCCCCATGGCGGTGCCCACTCCGGAACCGGCCGCCTCCCAGGTATCGCAGACGCAACCGACACCGGTAGAACCGGCGGCCGGAGCCTCATCGCCGGAAAATGCCTCCCCTTCTGCAGAGGCCCAAATGCCGGGTCCGGACCAGGCCGAGGTTCAGGCATCGGTCCCCCTCTACCACCTGAACCCGCCGCCGGTGTATCCGGCCGTGGCCCGCCGAAGAAACTACCAGGGCACCGTGCGGCTCGATGTGCTCGTGGATCGGCAGGGGCGTGCCGCCCAGGTCCGGCTGGCCGAGAGCTGCGGCTATGCCATGCTGGATCGTAGCGCCGTTAAAAGCGTGGGCCTGTGGCGATTCGAACCGGCCCGCCGTTTCGGGCGGCCCATCGAGATGTGGGTCCGGGTGCCGGTTCGGTTTGAGCTGCGCTAA
- a CDS encoding AMP-binding protein: protein MNIGDWIYKRARTYPSRPFLTQDRLTLDNQTFAARVDRMARVFAALGIAKGDRIATLMVNSSAFLELFFACARTGAMIVPLNVNLAAPELVSILGDCDPRVLIYSAPRFDTTVEAIREHHPDIMYRPHGDAAMPAATAFPEQNGAPAAALGTDASVAPCDPLLIMYTSGTTGSLKGAVLTHENFLFGAIHSLISYGLDARCKSLVVAPLFHIGALAASATPVIYAGGSLVIRDFDNPSDILHLIVREEINYMFAVPVMFKMMAKSPAWSDADFSRVRFFIAGGAPMPVALIRKYQEEKNVDFAQGYGMTETLRLTSLDLADAREKAGSIGKEVFHTLLRLVDSQGKEVPDGEVGEIIVKGPTIFAGYWRRPEATAQVMRRGWFHTGDLGRRDAEGFVYLEGRKSEMIICAGENIYAVEVEQAIETLPQVAEAAVIGVPDDQRGEVPAAFVVLKKEARLTAVDLTAALQGRIAAYKIPRKIRFMEALPRNSAGKVVKRELRI, encoded by the coding sequence ATGAACATCGGAGATTGGATCTACAAGCGGGCGCGAACCTATCCGTCGCGGCCATTTTTGACGCAGGATCGGTTGACCCTCGACAACCAGACGTTCGCCGCCCGCGTGGATCGAATGGCCCGGGTCTTCGCCGCCCTGGGGATTGCCAAAGGCGATCGGATCGCCACCTTGATGGTCAACTCCAGCGCTTTTCTGGAGCTGTTTTTCGCCTGCGCCAGGACCGGCGCCATGATCGTACCGCTCAACGTCAACCTGGCCGCGCCGGAACTGGTGAGCATCCTCGGCGATTGCGACCCGAGGGTGCTGATCTATTCCGCGCCGCGATTCGATACGACGGTCGAAGCGATTCGGGAGCACCATCCGGACATCATGTACCGGCCGCACGGCGATGCCGCCATGCCGGCGGCCACCGCCTTTCCGGAACAGAACGGCGCCCCGGCCGCGGCCCTCGGGACTGACGCGTCCGTTGCCCCCTGCGACCCCCTGCTGATCATGTACACCTCGGGAACGACGGGCAGCCTCAAGGGCGCGGTGCTGACCCATGAAAATTTCCTCTTCGGCGCCATTCATTCGCTGATCAGCTACGGCCTCGACGCCCGTTGCAAATCCCTGGTGGTGGCGCCGTTGTTTCACATCGGGGCCCTGGCCGCATCGGCCACGCCGGTGATCTATGCGGGGGGATCATTGGTGATCCGGGATTTCGACAACCCGTCGGACATTCTCCATCTGATCGTCCGGGAAGAGATCAATTACATGTTCGCCGTGCCGGTGATGTTCAAGATGATGGCCAAGTCGCCCGCCTGGTCGGACGCCGATTTCTCCCGGGTCCGATTTTTCATCGCCGGCGGCGCGCCCATGCCCGTGGCGCTGATCCGCAAATACCAGGAGGAGAAAAATGTCGACTTCGCCCAGGGATACGGCATGACCGAAACCTTGCGGTTGACCTCCCTGGACCTGGCCGACGCACGGGAAAAGGCCGGCTCCATCGGCAAGGAGGTGTTCCACACCCTGCTGCGCCTGGTGGACTCCCAGGGCAAGGAGGTGCCCGACGGCGAAGTGGGAGAAATCATCGTCAAGGGCCCCACCATCTTCGCCGGCTATTGGCGACGACCGGAGGCCACGGCTCAGGTGATGCGCCGGGGATGGTTTCACACCGGGGACCTGGGCCGGCGCGACGCGGAAGGGTTCGTCTACTTAGAGGGGCGAAAAAGCGAGATGATCATTTGCGCCGGGGAGAACATCTACGCGGTGGAGGTGGAACAGGCCATCGAGACCCTGCCCCAGGTGGCCGAGGCGGCCGTCATCGGCGTGCCCGACGACCAGCGCGGCGAAGTGCCGGCGGCCTTCGTCGTCCTTAAGAAAGAGGCCCGCCTTACAGCAGTGGATCTCACCGCCGCCCTGCAGGGAAGGATCGCGGCCTATAAAATTCCACGGAAGATCCGCTTCATGGAGGCCCTGCCGCGCAACAGCGCCGGCAAAGTGGTCAAGCGGGAGTTGCGCATTTGA
- a CDS encoding MogA/MoaB family molybdenum cofactor biosynthesis protein: protein MGHHEHRAAAPESVSAAVLSVSTTRTLETDTAGQWIAKRAEREGHRVVAHQVVPDDRDAIREALLHIIADTAPQAVIVTGGTGITPKDVTIEAIRPLFNKELTAFGPIFAQLSFEEIDSAAILSRATAGIIGACVVFCLPGSLKACQLACKALIFPEIGHVCSHVR from the coding sequence ATGGGACACCACGAACACCGTGCCGCGGCGCCCGAATCTGTGAGTGCTGCGGTCTTGAGCGTATCGACCACGCGAACCCTGGAGACCGATACGGCCGGTCAGTGGATCGCCAAACGCGCCGAGCGCGAGGGTCACCGCGTGGTGGCCCACCAGGTGGTCCCCGACGACCGGGACGCCATTCGAGAGGCCCTGCTGCACATCATCGCCGATACGGCTCCCCAGGCGGTCATCGTGACCGGCGGCACGGGCATCACCCCCAAAGACGTCACCATCGAGGCGATCCGGCCGCTGTTCAACAAGGAACTGACCGCTTTCGGCCCAATCTTCGCGCAACTCAGTTTCGAAGAGATCGATTCGGCCGCCATCCTTTCGCGCGCCACGGCCGGCATCATCGGCGCCTGCGTGGTGTTCTGCCTGCCCGGAAGCCTGAAGGCCTGCCAATTGGCCTGCAAGGCTTTGATTTTCCCTGAAATTGGACACGTCTGCAGCCATGTACGATAG
- a CDS encoding glycerophosphodiester phosphodiesterase, whose amino-acid sequence MRNYAQDGVPWLVAHRGARDEAPENTRSAFDRALAYPIDGIELDVQMSADAVPVIYHDATLWRIMRRRRRVAKMTAPQLAELDWGRWFHADFTGEPLLTLEQTLSRFATRTRLLIEIKALPKVDNHRLTHQVVAQLANLPHGTPPANIFVLCFDLALLRLAHGLAPQWRYVYNVPGRQPETVLRLADKEVDFLWAIDVPIGRLSQRLVDWAADRNLRVCTYSCNTAAQVQKALGLGVDAILTDRPGWLTGYLGRQRG is encoded by the coding sequence ATGCGAAATTATGCCCAGGATGGCGTCCCATGGCTCGTCGCCCACCGTGGTGCGCGAGATGAAGCCCCTGAAAATACCCGTTCGGCATTCGACCGGGCGCTGGCCTACCCCATCGACGGCATCGAGCTCGATGTGCAGATGAGCGCCGATGCCGTGCCGGTGATCTATCATGATGCGACCCTGTGGCGTATCATGCGCCGTCGGCGCCGTGTGGCGAAGATGACCGCCCCACAGTTGGCCGAGCTCGACTGGGGCCGATGGTTTCATGCCGATTTTACCGGCGAGCCGTTGCTGACCCTGGAGCAGACCCTCTCCCGGTTCGCCACCCGAACCCGCCTGCTGATCGAAATCAAGGCGCTACCCAAAGTTGACAACCATCGTCTGACGCACCAGGTGGTGGCCCAACTGGCCAACCTGCCCCATGGGACGCCGCCGGCCAATATCTTTGTGCTCTGCTTCGATCTGGCGTTGTTGCGCCTGGCCCATGGCCTTGCCCCCCAATGGCGTTATGTCTATAACGTGCCGGGGCGGCAACCCGAAACCGTCTTGCGTCTCGCGGACAAGGAGGTCGACTTTCTGTGGGCCATCGACGTGCCCATCGGCCGGCTCTCCCAACGGCTGGTGGATTGGGCCGCGGATCGCAACCTGAGGGTTTGCACCTATTCCTGTAACACGGCGGCACAGGTGCAAAAGGCCCTGGGGTTGGGTGTGGATGCCATTCTCACCGATCGGCCCGGTTGGCTCACCGGATATTTGGGGCGGCAGAGAGGATAG
- a CDS encoding glycerophosphodiester phosphodiesterase, which yields MVLKWIAVGATVLLAAMIGGCATPPYVQSLDTILDQKINFNRIRYQYMCTAGAHRGASVDHRENTLAALEAADQDDKYAFIEFDVQYSKDGRIVVYHDKRMLRLFRSLKAIGETDFSDLAALSNGEIVTYDQVMAVLKKKLNIEIKSQGDLLEDQRLVDEIVADIRRRDREKDVLISSISSDVVKYVSRKYPEIPTGQVFWLTSSTYLHFDQLTRKLYEDIDASRADYLMLHVANLRNIEDLIKYKPKGKTIVFWDFDDTIFIVHKDASDRLWGHSGIRTYFQLLRFKLASLL from the coding sequence ATGGTGCTTAAATGGATTGCCGTGGGTGCAACGGTCCTGCTGGCCGCCATGATCGGCGGCTGCGCCACGCCGCCCTACGTGCAAAGCCTCGATACCATCCTCGATCAGAAGATCAACTTCAACCGCATCCGTTACCAATACATGTGCACCGCCGGCGCCCATCGCGGGGCATCGGTGGACCACCGGGAAAACACCCTGGCCGCGCTCGAGGCCGCAGACCAGGACGACAAATACGCCTTTATCGAGTTCGACGTACAATATTCCAAAGACGGCCGTATCGTGGTCTATCACGACAAACGAATGCTTCGCCTGTTCCGCAGCCTGAAGGCCATCGGCGAAACCGACTTTAGCGACCTGGCCGCATTGTCCAACGGCGAGATCGTGACCTACGACCAGGTCATGGCCGTGTTGAAAAAGAAGCTCAACATCGAAATCAAATCCCAGGGCGACCTTCTCGAAGATCAGCGCCTGGTCGATGAGATCGTCGCCGACATCCGGCGCCGGGACCGTGAAAAGGACGTTTTGATCAGCTCCATTTCCAGCGATGTGGTCAAGTACGTGAGTCGAAAATATCCGGAGATTCCCACCGGCCAGGTCTTCTGGCTGACCTCGTCGACCTACCTGCATTTCGACCAGTTGACCCGGAAACTGTACGAGGATATCGACGCTTCCCGGGCCGACTATCTCATGCTGCATGTCGCCAACCTGCGCAACATCGAAGATCTGATCAAATACAAGCCCAAGGGAAAGACGATCGTCTTCTGGGATTTCGACGACACCATCTTCATCGTCCACAAGGACGCCTCCGACCGCCTCTGGGGCCATTCCGGAATCCGGACCTATTTTCAGCTGCTGCGCTTTAAGCTGGCATCGTTGCTCTGA
- a CDS encoding class I SAM-dependent methyltransferase, with protein sequence MPRTAPFEKHADHYDQWFEDNSDIYLAELEAVRQLMPSHAANGLEVGVGSGKFAAPLGIQTGVEPAEEMAARAEKLGIRVYRNVAEALPFTDAAFDFVLMVTTICFVDDIQLSFREAFRVIQPGGCILVGFVDRESELGRRYMDRRDESLFYKDATFFSSQEVHDYLIQAGFEDLTARQTLIPGEPKETIEDGFGKGAFVVLRGLKSKSLA encoded by the coding sequence ATGCCCAGGACAGCCCCCTTTGAAAAACACGCGGATCACTATGATCAGTGGTTTGAAGACAACAGCGACATCTATCTTGCCGAATTGGAGGCCGTGCGGCAGCTCATGCCGTCCCATGCCGCCAATGGTTTGGAAGTCGGCGTCGGCTCAGGCAAGTTCGCCGCGCCGTTAGGTATCCAGACCGGTGTGGAACCGGCGGAAGAGATGGCGGCCCGGGCCGAAAAGCTCGGCATCCGGGTCTATCGCAACGTGGCCGAGGCTCTGCCGTTCACCGATGCCGCCTTCGACTTCGTGCTGATGGTCACCACCATCTGTTTCGTGGACGATATCCAGTTGTCTTTCCGGGAGGCGTTCCGGGTCATCCAACCCGGCGGGTGCATTCTCGTGGGTTTTGTGGACCGAGAGAGCGAACTGGGCCGACGCTATATGGACCGACGCGATGAGAGCCTCTTTTACAAGGACGCCACTTTCTTCTCCTCGCAAGAGGTGCATGATTATCTCATTCAGGCCGGTTTCGAGGACTTGACCGCCCGGCAGACCCTGATTCCAGGTGAGCCGAAGGAGACCATCGAAGACGGCTTCGGCAAGGGGGCCTTCGTCGTTCTTAGGGGTTTGAAGTCAAAGTCATTAGCTTAA
- a CDS encoding YgiQ family radical SAM protein: MERETTIMTHTLHQPAFLPATAEEMDALGWRPLDVILVTGDAYIDAPHVGVALIGRTLVAAGFRVGIIAQPDPHSGRDITRLGEPRIFWGVTAGSVDSMIANFTPSGRRRKSDDMTPGGVNDRRPDRAVLVYSHLIRRHFKQTRPIVLGGIEASLRRVSHYDAWSDNVRRSILFDAKADYLLYGMADESVVALARGLRDRADVTGLRGLCYIRREVPEADSRFPGDDVILPPHADVAADRESYSRMFGLFYVHAEPATARRLVQQQDTRYLVHNPPALPPTPQVLDAVYALPYTRAVHPHDARAGRVAALDTIQFSVTTHRGCFGECRFCAIAVHQGRRVISRTPAAIVREVDTFTRHPDFKGIVSDVGGPTANMYAMGCGRTDPHAPCPQKGCLFPAVCRRLIRDHRPQIELLEALRAIPGVRKVFVASGIRYDLILEDRHAGTAYLDVLLRHHISGQLKIAPEHISDPLLQRMGKPGRRYLDAFVRLFEQRNRQLAAKCFLTYYFMAAHPGCTLEEMRQLREYASRELRLVPEQVQIFTPSPSNYATLMYCTGKDPFTGEPVFVERSLRRKIEQKAVLVKGSSGSKPRRPAPGRGKKRGRAPGQSNDASLKRSS, encoded by the coding sequence TTGGAGCGAGAAACCACCATCATGACGCACACCTTACACCAACCGGCCTTCCTGCCGGCCACCGCCGAGGAAATGGACGCCCTGGGCTGGCGCCCCCTGGATGTGATCCTTGTCACGGGCGACGCTTACATCGATGCGCCCCATGTCGGGGTGGCCCTGATCGGCCGCACGCTGGTGGCGGCCGGATTCCGGGTGGGCATCATCGCCCAGCCCGACCCCCACAGCGGCCGCGACATCACCCGCCTTGGCGAACCCCGGATCTTCTGGGGCGTCACGGCCGGCAGCGTCGATTCCATGATCGCCAATTTCACCCCGTCGGGACGGCGTCGCAAAAGCGACGACATGACCCCCGGCGGGGTCAACGATCGGCGCCCCGACCGGGCGGTGCTGGTTTACAGCCACCTTATCCGGCGCCATTTCAAACAGACCCGGCCCATCGTGCTGGGCGGCATCGAGGCCAGCCTGCGGCGCGTCTCCCACTACGATGCCTGGTCCGACAACGTGCGGCGATCCATCCTGTTCGACGCCAAGGCCGACTACCTGCTCTACGGCATGGCCGACGAGAGCGTCGTAGCGCTGGCCCGCGGCTTGCGTGACCGGGCCGACGTCACTGGTTTGCGCGGCCTGTGCTATATTCGCCGCGAGGTGCCCGAAGCGGATTCCCGATTTCCCGGCGACGATGTGATCCTGCCGCCCCATGCCGACGTGGCGGCCGACCGGGAATCTTACAGCCGCATGTTCGGCCTCTTTTACGTCCATGCCGAGCCGGCCACTGCCCGGCGCCTGGTGCAGCAGCAGGACACCCGCTATCTGGTGCACAACCCGCCGGCCCTGCCGCCCACCCCCCAGGTCCTCGATGCGGTCTATGCCCTGCCCTACACCCGGGCCGTGCATCCCCATGACGCCCGGGCCGGACGCGTGGCCGCCCTGGATACGATTCAGTTTTCGGTCACCACCCACCGCGGCTGTTTCGGAGAATGCCGTTTTTGCGCCATCGCCGTGCACCAGGGGCGCCGGGTGATATCCCGCACGCCGGCGGCCATTGTCCGGGAGGTCGACACCTTCACCCGGCATCCCGACTTCAAGGGAATCGTCTCGGACGTGGGTGGTCCCACGGCCAACATGTACGCCATGGGGTGCGGCCGGACCGACCCGCACGCGCCCTGCCCCCAGAAGGGATGCCTCTTTCCCGCCGTTTGCCGGCGGCTGATCCGGGACCACCGGCCCCAGATCGAGCTGCTGGAGGCCCTGCGCGCCATCCCCGGCGTGCGCAAGGTCTTCGTGGCATCGGGAATCCGCTACGACCTGATTCTCGAAGACCGTCACGCTGGCACAGCCTACCTGGACGTCCTGTTGCGGCACCACATCTCCGGACAGCTCAAGATCGCTCCGGAGCACATCAGCGATCCCCTGCTCCAACGCATGGGCAAGCCCGGACGCCGCTACCTGGACGCGTTCGTGCGCCTGTTCGAACAGCGCAACCGTCAGCTGGCAGCCAAGTGCTTTCTCACCTATTATTTTATGGCCGCCCACCCCGGCTGCACGCTCGAAGAGATGCGCCAACTGCGAGAATACGCCAGCCGCGAACTGCGCCTGGTGCCCGAACAGGTGCAGATTTTCACCCCTTCGCCCTCCAACTACGCCACCCTGATGTATTGCACGGGCAAGGATCCCTTCACCGGAGAGCCGGTGTTCGTCGAAAGAAGTTTGCGCCGCAAGATCGAGCAAAAGGCCGTTCTCGTGAAGGGATCGTCCGGATCCAAGCCGCGTCGGCCGGCGCCGGGTAGAGGCAAAAAAAGAGGCCGCGCGCCGGGTCAGAGCAACGATGCCAGCTTAAAGCGCAGCAGCTGA
- the pyrR gene encoding bifunctional pyr operon transcriptional regulator/uracil phosphoribosyltransferase PyrR: protein MEKSQTLLEAVEIDRILKRMAYEILEKHKGNNMALVGIHTRGVFLARRLRDNIRAFEETEVLVGEIDITLYRDDWTQLSAQPVVKTTDIPFSVEGKKIILVDDVLYTGRTIRAAMDAIIDYGRPARIELAVLIDRGHRELPIQSTYTGHCVRTEPSETVNVMLKECDGEDRVVLEKS from the coding sequence ATGGAAAAGAGCCAAACCCTCCTGGAAGCAGTTGAGATCGACCGCATTCTCAAACGCATGGCCTACGAAATTCTGGAAAAGCACAAGGGCAACAACATGGCGCTGGTGGGCATCCATACCCGCGGCGTGTTCCTGGCCCGGCGCCTGCGGGACAATATCCGCGCTTTCGAAGAGACCGAGGTGCTGGTCGGCGAGATCGATATCACCCTGTACCGCGACGATTGGACCCAGTTGAGCGCCCAACCGGTGGTCAAAACCACGGATATCCCCTTTTCGGTCGAGGGCAAAAAAATCATTCTGGTCGACGATGTGCTCTACACGGGCCGCACCATTCGCGCGGCCATGGATGCGATCATCGACTACGGCCGCCCGGCCCGCATCGAACTGGCCGTGTTGATCGACCGCGGCCACCGTGAACTACCCATCCAGAGTACCTATACGGGCCACTGCGTGCGCACCGAACCCTCCGAGACCGTCAATGTGATGCTCAAGGAGTGCGACGGCGAGGACCGGGTGGTCCTGGAAAAAAGTTGA